One window of the Babesia microti strain RI chromosome IV, complete genome genome contains the following:
- a CDS encoding RING-box protein 1 (overlaps_old_locusTagID:BBM_III06125): protein MKSEVESTTTGDNIHFKIKKWSAVAFWAWDIAVDNCAICRNHIMDMCIECQTNEPACESDRNKCTIAWGVCNHAFHHHCISRWLKTRQVCPLDNNTWHYQNVNNNES, encoded by the coding sequence ATGAAATCAGAAGTGGAAAGTACCACTACTGGTGATAATATCCACTTTAAGATCAAGAAATGGTCTGCTGTGGCATTTTGGGCTTGGGATATTGCTGTAGACAACTGTGCTATTTGTCGGAATCATATCATGGACATGTGCATCGAGTGTCAAACGAACGAACCTGCATGCGAAAGTGACAGAAACAAATGTACAATTGCTTGGGGGGTTTGTAATCATGCCTTCCATCACCATTGCATTTCCAGGTGGTTGAAAACGAGGCAGGTGTGTCCGCTGGACAACAATACCTGGCACTACCAAAATGtgaataataatgaatCTTAA
- a CDS encoding hypothetical protein (overlaps_old_locusTagID:BBM_III06125;~overlaps_old_locusTagID:BBM_III06130), producing MQPVKPATTTLGMDMNVSQLIGPREAWVRACTKSYFEARSKSGNYKNLIRVIHPHPDSIRIQSKVRDLAVNHNGTKLYVVTREMVTVLSITNNNQYNPSNINYANDNVALITKCTIPIKASKILVHPEDPDVFILLCQDNNSDAPLIRAYESKVNTRVLAEWNVKDADTWYTGAWSPNNNFLIFIDRQNRLYMMNLSYHIENSPLPVYVKSLNSEVYGITFSRKGDCIFLYGSEGYIECFPSYSSKCTSQILPKHLLLEPLTITRAHSHIVTCCATNKSNNLIATGGSDHTIHIFEINYTATNTISGDLVCIGTFPELEGQISNMSFSRCGLLLAWGTKDSTQFDDSDERDDETANDFTLTIAGVNPCQIYYKHPTSSPVTHCVFLPNSYTVIFALDYDYMKKGLPKGPKCPIGLLHLE from the coding sequence ATGCAACCAGTAAAACCCGCAACAACAACATTAGGTATGGATATGAACGTATCGCAATTGATAGGCCCTAGGGAGGCCTGGGTTAGAGCTTGTACAAAGTCTTACTTTGAAGCCAGATCTAAATCGggaaattacaaaaatttgatcaGAGTGATTCACCCTCATCCGGATTCCATAAGAATCCAATCCAAAGTTAGGGATCTAGCAGTCAATCACAACGGAACAAAATTATACGTTGTAACTAGGGAGATGGTAACTGTATTATCCATAACAAACAATAACCAATATAATCCTTCTAACATCAACTATGCCAATGACAATGTGGCACTGATTACTAAATGCACGATACCTATAAAGGCTTCGAAGATTTTGGTACATCCTGAGGATCCGGATGTTTTTATATTACTATGTCAGGATAACAATAGCGATGCACCATTGATTCGTGCTTATGAGTCTAAGGTCAATACTAGAGTTCTTGCGGAATGGAATGTTAAAGACGCAGACACCTGGTACACTGGAGCTTGGAGCccaaataacaattttttgatcTTTATTGACAGGCAAAATCGGTTGTATATGATGAACCTGTCATATCACATTGAGAATAGTCCACTACCAGTTTATGTCAAATCACTCAACTCTGAAGTTTACGGCATTACATTCTCCCGCAAGGGGGattgcatatttttatatggTTCTGAAGGATATATTGAGTGTTTTCCCTCATACAGCTCAAAATGCACATCACAAATTCTCCCAAAACACTTACTCTTGGAGCCCTTAACAATTACAAGGGCTCACTCGCATATTGTTACGTGTTGTGCAACCAATAAGTCCAACAACTTAATCGCAACAGGGGGATCTGATCATacaatacatatttttgaaataaattacactGCAACAAACACTATCTCTGGCGATTTGGTGTGCATTGGCACCTTTCCGGAATTGGAAGGCCAGATTAGCAATATGTCATTTTCCAGGTGTGGATTATTGTTGGCTTGGGGTACAAAGGATTCCACTCAATTTGATGATTCTGATGAAAGGGATGATGAAACGGCCAACGACTTTACCCTTACTATTGCAGGAGTGAACCCTTGCCAGATTTATTACAAACATCCAACTAGTAGTCCCGTGACCCATTGTGTATTCTTACCCAATTCTTATACAGTGATATTTGCATTGGACTATGATTATATGAAGAAAGGACTGCCCAAGGGCCCTAAATGTCCCATTGGCTTACTTCATCTAGAGTAA